A genome region from Hevea brasiliensis isolate MT/VB/25A 57/8 chromosome 9, ASM3005281v1, whole genome shotgun sequence includes the following:
- the LOC110637014 gene encoding uncharacterized protein LOC110637014 yields MASSSCVARASYVDIPTGQKLPPSFFSSSFKKPHSSLSISLLPTPSLCSIFLKNQTMGSSVVYLPLEHSPRMLKDFLIQHDSNSSFSSENDLSAEKLLKSRSRSLSAFQAIIKSVKNIHFTAIKSPSILPRSLSRRLSRSRRSAYMDSETENKQTEIKITVTIKDIVRWKSFRDIVEEKSPPSDLASSPHHCTTTTTASTPCSSCSNNGSSWCDSDFTSEYGNFDEYGENEVSKGYLRRVGEDKDSKEQTTNYTNTAVGLKEKEKQQPSPVSVIDIEFEEDEKLRSFFDVDEEEKDGKETHTSYEEGTSEVEEKACQLLNLVKKTNSVVDCRLLLDFFRCELKNQRRNDGFDSEMLSRVKTWIDGEQSLWIGWDKKQANVREMEREGKWSKFEEEEEEVALAIENGMLDELLVDLFS; encoded by the exons ATGGCTTCTTCTTCATGTGTTGCACGAGCTTCTTACGTGGATATCCCAACTGGCCAGAAGTTACCTCCCTCTTTCTTCTCCTCCTCCTTTAAAAAACCTCACTCCTCACTTTCCATTTCACTCTTGCCAACTCCATCCCTCTGTAGTATATTTCTCAAAAATCAAACAATGGGTTCCTCTGTAGTATATCTTCCTTTAGAGCACAGTCCTCGAATGCTCAAAGATTTTCTCATTCAGCATGATTCAAATTCATCCTTCTCTAGCGAAAATGATCTTAGTGCTGAAAAGCTGCTTAAAAGTCGTTCAAGATCACTCTCTGCATTCCAGGCTATCATTAAATCAGTCAAGAACATCCACTTCACTGCTATCAAATCTCCATCAATTCTACCCAGAAGCCTTTCTCGAAGGCTCTCTAGAAGTAGAAGGAGCGCATACATGGATAGTGAAACTGAAAACAAACAAACTGAAATCAAAATTACAGTTACCATCAAAGACATCGTACGGTGGAAATCATTTCGAGACATTGTAGAAGAGAAATCACCTCCGTCGGATTTGGCGTCCTCCCCACATCActgcaccacaaccaccaccgccTCTACGCCCTGTAGCAGCTGCAGCAATAATGGATCAAGCTGGTGTGACAGTGATTTCACATCAGAGTACGGTAATTTTGATGAGTACGGTGAAAACGAAGTTAGCAAAGGATATTTACGGCGTGTCGGCGAGGATAAGGACTCAAAGGAGCAGACAACAAACTACACAAATACAGCAGTGGGGCTCAAG GAGAAGGAGAAGCAACAGCCTAGCCCAGTTTCAGTAATTGACATCGAATTTGAAGAAGATGAAAAGTTAAGATCATTTTTTGAtgtagatgaagaagaaaaggatggaaaagaGACGCACACCAGCTATGAAGAAGGAACTAGTGAAGTGGAAGAAAAGGCATGTCAATTACTAAATCTTGTTAAAAAGACCAATTCAGTCGTGGACTGCAGATTACTGCTGGATTTCTTTCGATGTGAATTGAAGAATCAAAGGAGAAATGATGGGTTTGATAGTGAGATGTTAAGCAGAGTAAAAACTTGGATAGATGGGGAACAGAGCCTATGGATTGGATGGGATAAGAAGCAGGCTAATGTTAGAGAAATGGAGAGGGAAGGGAAGTGGAGCAAGtttgaagaagaggaagaagaggttGCTTTGGCAATTGAGAATGGGATGCTTGATGAGCTACTGGTTGATCTGTTCTCTTGA